Within the Passer domesticus isolate bPasDom1 unplaced genomic scaffold, bPasDom1.hap1 HAP1_SCAFFOLD_367, whole genome shotgun sequence genome, the region TTTAACAGTGCTCAGAGAAAAAATGGTGTTGGCCTCATTTGGATTGTCATCTTTCTGTGCACTCTCAGTGGGTCCTCTGGGAATATCAGGAGTTGTCTGGGTCCTGATCCTTGTCCAGGACACCTGAGTAATTTTCTGCCAGACTTGTCTCCAGTATCTCGTCAGCAGAGTTCCCAGAACTGCACATCTTTGCTGTCTGTTCCTGACTCTTTGCTGACTTTCTGGGACCACACAGATCTTTGCATTATTCCATGCAGGCATGTTTGTGTACAAGTGCATCATTCTGTGCTTGGGTGACACTGCTGAGGGCATGTGCAGgtcagagcagcaggactgtTCGCTGGAGTGTTCGTGATGTCAGAGAGAGCGATGTTTCCTTTGACATCAGGAATGGCACTTTGTGTGGGGTCTACAGCTGAATGGTTATGGCTTCAAGCTGGCCATGAGATCTAGCACTGAAATCAGCCTCTGCCTCCTGCACTCTTCATTTCTGATTTATGGAGAGGAAGAAACAGCAAGGCAGCCAGGCCGTTTCTGCAGGGTGTTATCGTTCAGTGGATCTCcttctggtggaacgttgctgGTGAGCAGGGTGGGACACAGGCTCCTCCTGTCCAGGCCAATGCCAGCTGCGTTTCTACATCTCAGCAGGCTGGTGCTGACTGAGCAGGACGGAGCAGAACCCATATTCAGGTGTTGCTCTGCTGTGAGATGTAACCACATAGCACAGCTGAGTGCTGTTCTCTCCCCTTTAGCAGATGTTGAGGGTTAGAATctttctgtttgggtttttttttctccaggcaTTTTGTCCCTTGATTTGGGAGGAAACACTAATGCCTGGGGTActtaagagagagaaaagaagtggCCAAGTTCAGGGAAAGAAGGCATTGGGCTGCACTTGTTTTATCAAAGTGTTTCTCATGGAGGCCCAAGATGCCGAGATTTTTGGACTGAGAAAATGTCTTTGAGTGCAGCCCCTAGCTGTCTTTCTCTCTCAGCTTTCAGAGTGGAGAGAGATGGCAGCGCTGTGGGGAGAATTCATCACCACGGTGGGGTTtggtctcctgctgcctttcttCTACTGAGAGTGGAGTTCTGCCCAGAAGAGCCACCTTTGCACAGGGACCTTGTTAACACTCTGCCTCTCTAAAAGAGGGGCTTCTCACCACCACCTTGCCTTTATGAGCACTGCTTGGAGCCGGGCTGCCACTGCTGggcccctgctgcttctttggcactgctctgggtttTGCTCCATTGAGCGCCCTGCCTGCAGAGACATCCCGCAGTTCCAGCTTCAGCTGCAGAGCATCTGATACATCTCATCCACCACCCCGCGATTTGTACTCGTTCCAGCTGTTCCATCTTGCTGCTGCCAAGAGTCCAGCTGTGGCAGTGGGATCAACGGCCCCCCGGGCTTCTCAAAGCAAAGCCTTTCTTCCATCCCTTCCTGTCACGGAGAAGCCGCCATTCCGGCATGAGCCCTGAGCTGGTGCCACAGCGCCCTCTGCAGCCTTGGGGGAAACTTGGCacgtgccctgcccagccgggaGCCAACAGCGCCCCTGCTGGCCGTGACCGGAGCTGCGGTCCCGTCTGCCCTGGGTgtctgggcagcagctgggccctGCCGAGTGCTGAGGGACTCGGGGAGGTTTGGATCTCATCTCCTTCTTTTCAGGAGTGCTGGCCACCGACCTCAGGACAGGTAATGAAGTTGTGATAGGAAGAGCTGAGTTGTGGGCTGTCCTCAGCTGTTGTTTCCATCCGCACTCCTTTGGAGCGCAAGTCTCCGTGATGGCCTTTGTCTGCCACATAGCCAGGGATGTTCTTCATCAGCTCCAAGAGAAAAGGGCACAAAATAAATCCGCTACAACGCACCCAGAACATTGCTTTCTTTGCGTTTTCCTGAACAAAGTGGAGGGGTTGCCCCAGTACAATAGACAACTCAGAGGCCACGGCTTGAATGCAACATAATTTAATAAgtttaaagaagaaaaggagctGGCTGACagagagcaccaggagcagccgcttTGATGGAGCTCCCATGTGCTTTCTTTGCGCTGCTttgcagaggaaggaaggacGGCATGTCCACACTAGAGTGTCTGGGTAGAGAGGGacagaagaggagaggagagtaGAACAAGGAAGCCATGGTCCAAAGCTCTAAATACAATTGTCAGAAGCTCTATCTCCTGCCCAAAGGCATGGTTGGAAGTCTTGGGCGTTGTTGCCGGAAGACATGGCCAGCAGCTTTAGCAGGGACGGCATCTGCTGCCACCAAAGCAGTTGGTGATGCAGGAGATGTCAaagcccccagagctgatgggcactccctgagagctgaggatgctgccaacagcagcagaggtggaggatccCACGGCGGTGTTCTgtggggaggagctgaggatggcgccgggcagggtcaccagcacagcaggcgGCTGAATGGCAACGtgggagctctggcactgcctgacacagcactcattgcagctgctggccagcgggcaggggccgcagggctggcagcaagggTCGCAGGGCTTGCAGCAGGACATGGCTTGGGCTCACAGGTGCACCtggcacagagggcagggagaagcaCAGAGTGAGGACTCATGAGAAGGAGCAGGGCACCCAAACACCCTGCAGCCAAGGCACCTCCAGGCCCCCACTGCACTGCCCAGCTCAAAGACCAGGAGCGTCCTCAGCCCAGTCCCAGCCTCTCTCTGTCTGCACAAGAccttctctcccctgccctctcccagcacaagcagctcccaggccttggctctgacagcccctcccagctgtgACCTCCAGCTAGGCAAGAGCTGCtcttgaagcagcagcaggagaagaggCTCTGCACTCACCTGAttcctgaggaggaggaggtgagagaaGTGGATGAGAGAGCAGAGACTTGGGCTGCCTTTTATAGCAGTCCCGGCCTGCCTCAGGCGCAGAGGCTCCTTAGTGGAAGCCATAATTTTCTGACCAGCTCATGTCAAATGTGCACTATTCCAGGTAATGGTAGGGGCAGTGTCCTGGTTTCCTGTACTGCTGCCTTTTCATTTCCTGGCTAATTCTCTGGGCTTTCCTACATGAAGAGTCATTTCTGTAAGCACTGGGATGAGAGATTCAAGGATTTCCTGGGCAAAACCAATGCTGTGTGCATTTAGAATGCTCAGACCATCAGCTGGCAGCATTCTCTGTGGACAAATGTGTTCACCCGTGTCATtcctgtgggtttggttttgtccaAGATGTCAGGAAATGGGCGTCAGTCTCGTGCTTCTTGCCCCAATGCCCAAGGACATGCCATGTGAGGGATCGTGACACAtcattttctgttgcttttcccATCTCTCCATGATGGCCACTCAGTGTTGCACACagttctgcctgtgctgggagggatggaCTCTGTTGCTACTTTAACAGTGCTCAGAGAAAAAATGGTGTTGGCCTCATTTGGATTGTCATCTTTCTGTGCACTCTCAGTGGGTCCTCTGGGAATATCAGGAGTTGTCTGGGGCCTGATCCTTGTCCAGGACACCTGAGTAATTTTCTGCCAGACTTGTCTCCAGTATCTCGTCAGCAGAGTTCCCAGAACTGCACATCTTTGCTGTCTGTTCCTGACTCTTTGCTGACTTTCTGGGACCACACAGATCTTTGCATTATTCCATGCAGGCATGTTTGTGTACAAGTGCATCATTCTGTGCTTGGGTGACACTGCTGAGGGCATGTGCAGgtcagagcagcaggactgtTCGCTGGAGTGTTCGTGATGTCAGAGAGAGCGATGTTTCCTTTGACATCAGGAATGTCATTTTGTATGGAATCTACAGCTGAGTGGTCATGGCTTCAACCTTGCCGAGTACTAGCACTGAAATCAGCTTCTGCCTCCTGCACtctccatttctgtttcatggagAGGGAGAAACAGCAAGGCAGCCGGGCCACTTCTGCAGGGTGTTACCATGAAGTGGTTCTCCTTCAGGTGGAACGTTGTTGGTGAGCAGGGTGGGACACAGGCTCCTCCTGTCCAGGCCAATGCCAGCTGTGTTTCTACATCTCAGCAGGCTGGTGCTGACTGAGCAGGACGGAGCAGAACCCATATTCAGGTGTTGCTCTGCTGTGAGATGTAACCACATAGCACAGCTGAGTGCTGTTCTCTCCCCTTTAGCAGATGTTGAGGGTTAGAATctttctgtttgggttttttttttctccaggcaTTTTGTCCCTTGATTTGGGAGGAAACACTAATGCCTGGGGTACTTAAGAGTGAGAAAAGAAGTGGCCAAGTTCAGGGAAAGAAGGCATTGGGCTGCACTTGTTTTATCAAAGTGTTTCTCATGGAGGCCCAAGATGCCGAGATTTTTGGACTGAGAAAATGTCTTTGAGTGCAGCCCCTAGCTGTCTTTCTCTCTCAGCTTTCAGAGTGGAGAGAGATGGCAGCGCTGTGGGGAGAATTCATCACCACGGTGGGGTTtggtctcctgctgcctttcttCTACTGAGAGTGGAGTTCTGCCCAGAAGAGCCACCTTTGCACAGGGACCTTGTTAACACTCTGCCTCTCTAAAAGAGGGGCTTCTCACCACCACCTTGCCTTTATGAGCACTGCTTGGAGCCGGGCTGCCACTGCTGggcccctgctgcttctttggcactgctctgggtttTGCTCCATTGAGCGCCCTGCCTGCAGAGACATCCCGCAGTTCCAGCTTCAGCTGCAGAGCATCTGATACATCTCATCCACCACCCCGCGATTTGTACTCGTTCCAGCTGTTCCATCTTGCTGCTGCCAAGAGTCCAGCTGTGGCAGTGGGATCAACGGCCCCCCAGGCTTCTCAAAGCAAAGCCTTTCTTCCATCCCTTCCTGTCACGGAGAAGCCGCCATTCCGGCATGAGCCCTGAGCTGGTGCCACAGCGCCCTCTGCAGCCTTGGGGGAAACTTGGCacgtgccctgcccagccgggaGCCAACAGCGCCCCTGCTGGCCGTGACCGGAGCTGCGGTCCCGTCTGCCCTAggtgtctgggcagcagatgggCCCTGCCGAGTGCTGAGGGACTCGGGGAGGTTTGGATCTCATCTCCTTCTTTTC harbors:
- the LOC135292454 gene encoding feather keratin Cos1-2-like gives rise to the protein MSCCKPCDPCCQPCGPCPLASSCNECCVRQCQSSHVAIQPPAVLVTLPGAILSSSPQNTAVGSSTSAAVGSILSSQGVPISSGGFDISCITNCFGGSRCRPC